AGCCTTGCTGACCTTAATTCATAGTGTTGGCAGTCAGCTCTGATTGGTAATATCTGCTGTGAGAGTGCATGTACCAACACCAGGCAATGATCTGCGATGTCTGATAAGTCTATGTCTGCACAGTCCAACTTGGATCAGGCAGATTGTACACATTCAGCTCAGTAAAAGAGAATGGTCTGAGCCCCAGTACTGGAACTCAGAATGGAACAACACAGGGACAGGATGAGAGCAGTGGAACAGGATGGGTAAAGCTCTTCACTGGTGATATTTACTCGGGGAAGCAAAAGAAAAGTTTCCAGTTGAGAATGAGTGAAATGGGGAAAATTTGAAGATAAATGGTGCAGAGGAAGATTAAATACCTTGAGAGTTGCACAGGCTGTGTAGCTAACATTTGGCAGTATCTCAATAGGCTCCTTGAACATGACCCTAAATGTACTTGCTGATCCATCACAGCAAAATCCTGTCTCATTTTGTCCAAGTGTTGTGTTCTTGTCATTTTCAATGATCTAGAAAATAAAGGACAAATCAATTATTTGAAAGTGACCACAAGTACCTGCTCCTTCAGTTACTGCCTCCCTGGTATATGCTGCTGTGACATCATGAGGAAGTGTGACAGAGGACAACAAGCAGGAAAGACCAAATTGAAGAAACCTTTCTAAGAcagacttttaaaagaaaaaaaaagcttttatatCTTGCCTGCAGGAAGAAGGGCAGGATCTATAAATTTCTGCTTATCAGCTCACTCGGCCATATCCCAGGCCATTAAAGTTTAGCACTTTATCCAGTTTAGGTTTAGTAAGATTTAGTGAAAAAGCGAATTAGGAGCAAGTGTTACTATGTAGGCAGTTAGCATGAACAAGTTATTCAAACAACTCTAAATGGCATTTGACAAATTGATGATAGAGATGGGAAGTGGCTTAAACCAGTGTCCACTCATTTCCTGCCAAAAACACTGACTCTAgcatttccatgctgtctgaGAGAGGATGAATATTGGGTGTTACATTTGCCTccatttcaataaataattaatttgaaACTTGAGTAGAACATCAAGGCCTTGAATAGGGACTGCATAGATATAAAGAATGGGAAtatcagatatttggacaagttTCACTTTTTTTCAGAAAGTAGAAAACTTTTTGTATGGAAGATAAATATTTGCTTGAACAAACAGTTGCTGTTGACTGCGTGATACACTAATACATAATTAATTCACGAATGACTAAAGAATCGGGAAAAATTCTCTCACCTGGATATTAACCTGGTAATCTGTTGGGCCATGTATAGAACCATACAGCCCGAAGCCCACAACAAACACCCTTCTGGTCACTGAAAATCTTCAAAACAAACAAAGGGAACAGTCAGCTTCCAGACTCCTTCCAaatgaatatttgagatttaatctttctctatttaaaactAATGAACTATTATTTCAATGACTCAGATGTTTGCAATACTGGAAAACCAGCCTCCCTCAGAGACTCAGAATACTCTATGCTGGTCAAATTAACAACGTAAGCCAGGTTCTTAATCTTGGCTAGGCGTGAATGGAGACCCACCCTCGCCTTCAGTAACTGTGGACCATTACAGTCTGGGATGCACTCCAGGAAAGGAATCTCAAAACTGACTAAAGTTACTCTCTCATTTCATAGATTCATAAACCTGATATGGAAAGCATTAACAAAGGGTTGTCACAACAACAGAatgttctctcagcatttacaacatcttcaaaaagaaatttaaatttccaaaatcAAAGGCAGGGTCAGATTGCTCTTGCTATCTATACAAGGTGCTAGGAATCTCTCAAAAGCAAAACAGGGTGATAACCAGCCCTTAAAGAAATGCCCTGGATCCTATTCCTTAAAATGCTTATTAAGAATGTTGTGAATAGCCACAAAACAATCCAAAATCCCCCATCACATGCACACTCAGGTTCTTAGATATGCTGCCGTCAAATACCAGTTAAAATCTGTACATGTTCACACATCCATTGCACCCCTCAGGGAATTAAACCAAATCTTTCTGGGCTTCAATGAAGCCCCCAGTCCATCAGTAAACGAGGGATGCTGTGAGAAATATTCTCTGGTAAACCAAGAAATCACTAAATGAGACAAGATTCCCAGTACAAAGTTCAAAGTTCATCAGGCACTGATAGACTATAAcatctgtctctcagaatcttactGTCAGGAACAGTTTACAAGAACTGAACAATATGCTGCTCAAATGTCTGTCACTGAAACTGAACCAGAACAGTTTCAGTGGAGAGCAATCTAAGAGCAGGTGGAGAGGAGTATTGAAAGTAGAATTGGATCAGGGCAGGGTACAATGGAAGTGGCTACTTTACCCAGTTCTTGAACTTGGACCAAGATACTTAGGAACTAGAATTGTGAGGGGATTGCTTTTCTGAACAAGTGCATCACCCTTGCTCAATAAACTCTGGCGATTGGCTGGGTAAACTCCCAGGAAACTATGAAACGTGGTCATAGTAACAGTCTACAGCACATTGCAGAATTCTGGGGAGATCTCTCCATACCTGGCATGGCTTTCTGACTACACCAACTCAGCAACATCCTCAAATCACAACAGACACAGTATCACTCGCTGAGTCAGGGGAAGGATTACTGACAGTGGAGTTGTCCAAAGCTGGATGATCCCAGGTTTTAATGTCCATCCTATTTAGAATCAGCTGGACAAAGCCAGGACAGTGATAGAGACACTACAATCAGTTTAAAACAAAGGTTATTCAGGGTTCTGCTCTTGACTGAAGCATAACAATGTATCAGAAACCAGTATGGACACAAAGTGAAGACACGATCAGAACTATGGCTGTGATAATCCCTTCCCCTTCTAGCTATTCAATTGGTAAGGATTCCCAGAGCAGGAAGTGTAACTGGTGAGTTGTGTGCCAACCTGATCCTGTCACTGGTTCCATTGTATCCCCAGCGACTCTCCACCTGTGGGAAGCGGCTGATGCTGCACTCCTTCCCCCGCAGACAGCAGCGTGGCCGGTCAACATACTCCACGCGTGGCTTGGGATTCAAGGTGAAATGTAAGAATAGATTAACGATCTCATGATCGGAGAGGATCCCAGACTGAGCAGGTCCTGAACAGAAGGGaagtagaaaaaaaaaatgattgcgCCTTAAGTAGTTTATTTTGGACATTAAACCACTCATTTAATAATGCCATTTAGCCCATCCTGCCTGTACCAACACTTTGGAAGAGCTACAGAATTACCCTCGCAGCCCCAATCTTTCCCTGTtgcattgtaaatattttcccCTGAAGTCTTGATCCAattcaatgggcggcacggtggctagcactgctgcctcacagcgccagagatctggaatgtggaatttgcacattttccccgtgtctgcgtgggtttcctccgggtgctccggtttcctcccacagtccaaagatgtgcaggtcaggtgaattggccatgctaaattgtccgtagtgttaggtaaggggtaaatgtaggggtatgggtgggttgcacttcggcaggtcggtgtggacttggtgggccgaagggccggtttccacactgtaaagtagtctaaattcccttctgaaagttactattaaattaatattttcataATTCCTTTTGTCTTGGTTCAAGAACTGGATAAAGTAACCTCTTCCATTGTATCCTGCCCTGATCTGGTCCAATTCCACTTTCAATACTCCTCTCCACCTGTTGTCAGATTGCTCTCTACTGAAGTGTCTCTGGGATCAGTTCGTCAGTGTCAGACATTTGGGCAGTTTACTGTTCAGTTCTGGTAAACTATTCCTGACAGTGAGATTCTGAGCGGCAGATGGCCTGGTCTATCAGTGTCCAAGTTGTGGGAAGTTACTATTAAATTAATAAATGCTGATGGGATTGGTTTCATTCCTTATTTCTCTCATTTGTTGATTACTGCCCCCTCCCCTAAAACTAACTTACTGTCCCATTGCAGTGTGTTGAAGTAGCAACTTCAACCCCACACTCATGTTTCCATTCaggtgtgtctttttttttaaaatgacaggtcTTTTTAGTTTCTTATTccaatataaaaatattttaaaagtatcaAAACAAACACTTGGCCCAATTAGTTTATATTAGTCACCCTGGTCCATCTCACCACATCACTCTATCCTACTATTCCTCTTCATGTTTGTCTGGCTTCCTTTCAAATACATATCACTAAAGTTCTCCAACAGTAttttccaaatccacgaccactaccatctagaagaacaggGTggtagatacttgggaacacttgcaagttccccatcaagccactcaccattccttcagtgttgctgggtcaaaaatcaTAGAATTCTCTCCTAAACAGCACTATACGctaaggactgcagcaattcaaaaggcagctcaccaccttctctagggtAATCAGGATAAATAATAAATGCTAGCTTAGTTAACGATGCCCACATTGACATAAGAAAAACAAATGCTATTCATCTTGTTTGAACACAGGAGCTTTGGTTCCACCTCGACATTCTAGGAAGCTGCCAAATAAACAAATTTTACAAATAGAAATTATCCAGGGATTGATTAGACATGCAAATTAGACAATCCAATATGCCAACAGCCCATAGTCACTCTCAGGTACCCACTATTCAGTATATTAATCCCGATTAGATCACACTATCAGTGCGACCATTACTATCCTCCATAATTCTTCACCATTTAATGGTAATTAGTAGATTTTGGTAAACCTGCCCTAGAAATTATAGGATTGTTTGAACTCACTGACCAGCTGCAAATTCCTCGATAGTCATCAGTGGGAACCGGATCAGCGTTATGGCTTTTCCCAACACTTTCTGCTTGCTCCCAGGAGTAACTGGCAGCTGCTGCCTCTGACATTCTGCTTCAGCCCAGCGCACCACTCCAGCAAAGAGCCGAATCTCCTGGATACTCAGAGTATCTCTTTCCAACACCGCACACAACGTATCTGCTCGCAGAGGGAAAGTATAGATAAAGGCCTGCACTGCATTCACAATTGAGCAAGTGATGCAAGGAAACTTTGCATTTGTATTACTCTTTTCATCACTACAGGACATCTCAAAGCCAAGTACAGCTAACAAGAATTGTTTGTTTGATGTATACTTTTGTATTAGAGGAAATATGCCACAAACTTGCAGAAAATCTATCCTTGGTGATGATAGTAAGGGAAATTGACTGACCAGGACACTAAAAAAAGCTCCCTGCTCTTTCTTGAATAGTAACAGGGCTAGGGTCAGAGTTACATCCAGCTGAAAGGGAAGGTGGAAttctcagcttaaaaatgtgttgcaggaaaagcgcagcaggtcaggcagcatcaaaggagcaggagaatcgacatttcgggcataagcccttcttcaggaaggtggaATTCTCAGTTTACCACCTTATTTGAAAgatcactctgacagtgcagcaaggGGAAAGACAGAGATGCAATTATATGTCAGGCCTGAATTACATACAATTATTTTAACTCGATAATCCATCCTGCCTTTCTAAACATTTAACCATGAAGGATGGAGCATGATGCTGATAATAGTTCCTATTACAGACCACGCCcaatagcattttaaaatatcagaATATCCTGATAAATTGGACAAGTTATCCAGTGTATCATTTGGACTGTAACACCATCCCTGAACAAACTGAAGAATAACCCCTCTGAATGAACTATTGACAGATCAAACTCACCGAGATCGATATCAGTGAAGCCCTCAGCACTGATTGCATCCACAGTGTTTTTGTCGATTGTATCCAAGCATAGGCTGGCCAGCTGAGGCTCGTCAAACAAGCGTGCCTGAAACCATTTTAATGTGTAAAATGAGGGAAATGAAACAAATGTATCAAAACTAATGATCACATATCACTaaaactgtggaaggaaactccTTCGTAAAGATGAAAGACATCCTAACTGCCTGAAACTTGGGGCAGTGACAGGGCTGGTGCTGGGACGGGAACAGGCTACCAGCACCATATCTGCAGGAACAGTGACCCAAGCACAGTGCTGGGTAAAACCAGGCAACTAACTGGACAGAGGCACAGCAGGGGCATCAGGACCTTTCCATACCATTCATTCGAAGGCAAACTCAGCATTCAGCACAAAACAGCTTTGTGCAGCAGCACGTGCCTAAAGTTATTTTAATTCTCACCCATTATTCAGATTTTTATCTTTGGATTGGGAGCAGCATCCCTGGATTGTTTCCCTCTCCCTTGTTTGTTGGTCAAAGGATTAAAAGGATCTTTCTATCTGTACAGTATAAACAGATCCACATTTTCATTGTTCATTTTAGggatttgacagagtagatgcagaggATTGTTGCCCTTAATGAGAGAATCTTGatccagagagcataatctcagaataaaaagtcacccatttaaaacagatggggaggaatttcttctctcagaacatagtgaatctgtggaattccttgttCCAGTGCTGTCAAGATtgggtcattaagcatattcaaggttgagagagagaattttaatcagtaagggaatcaacgttctggggaaaagacaggaaagtggagttgaggattgtcacaACAGGCAcactctcactgaatggcagagcagacttgatgggctgaacaagaccataagacataggagtggaagtaaggccatttggtccatcgagtccaatccaccattcaatcatagctgacgggcatttcaactctacttacccgcattctccccatagcccttaattccttgtgataaagaatttatcaatctctgccttgaagacatttagcgtcccggcctccactgcactccgcggcaatgaatggcctacttctgctcatatCTTATTGCGAACAGCCAATAAATAATCACCTGAGTTAGTAACATGAAAGCATTGTCAGCTCGCAGGTGTTTGGTGAGAAACTCCACACAATGGGCTTCCAAGGCTGGTACTGCATATTTCTTCGCTGTGTATAGAGTCGTCATCACAGTCTCAGGACCAATTTGTACCTCATCAGAGTAGAGAAACCTGCACAAGAACAATACAGGCTCACACCAAAGCAGCACTGAAAGGTAAAGGAGAATAATCCCTAATTGACCTCAATTGACAAATTTAGCTATCCTAAAATGCAAAAATCCATTTCTCAACTTCTTATTAACAAGACTCTTCATATTTAATATCTCTTGGAGGACTTCAGTTTTGAACAACTGCTGAGAAAAATGTCAGGTTACAAGAAAGTACCTGGAATgatgtttttaaataaaacagatcaTGTAAAGGTCACTGAGAAGggctcagatttttaaaatgaaacaaggCTTCCTAGAAATTACATAACAGTTGGTCATTTTTTTCCTCCATAAATTCTGCTGGGGCTTTTTGAATAGTGATTGGATGGAATAAGTTTTGGTCCTGAATTAGTTGGTGGACACTTCTGAAAAAGTGGGATCAGCATAGATAGGTTAGCACCAactcgatgggttgaagggcccttctgtgctgaatgactatGCAACAAGAGATCTGTGAGGAAGTAGATTTTTCCCATTTCTGAAAAACCTGTTGTTGATTTCAGGGAgaaacctatttgttcttctgaaAAAGTGTGACTGAAGGAACTTCTCAGTATTGAATTTCCTGAGCAAGTGTGTCTGTCAAGATAATCAGATTATCTTATTCATAAAAATTAATATACAACACACATTATACGATCTGTACTACAACACAAATACATGTGCAGAGAAATAATTTTCATTGTTATCATGCTTTTCAAAAATTCAGGGCATTGTCTTTCAACAAAAGTTCTGTCACTGCTAGAACATTTAGGAAAAATGGTCACCAATATACATACAAGTTCATACAAATGTCCACTTATAAACATGTGAGTCTACTTTTGTTGTTTgtcaagggataaatattggtctggCCACCAACAATTGATAATGCCTGTCCTTTGACTCATGTACATCCTCCTGAGAGGACAGATGGTAGCTCTGGTGTGCCACATCTCCTAAATTACTAACCCTATAGAGTgtgcctcccccctcccccacgtTCTGCACTGACCCTCAAGCAGTGCTGTCTGCTCAGTACTGACACTATACCTACCCACCCTCCAAACAAACTTGGACGTATATCACATTAGCCTGCAATTACTATTTCATTTGCCATTATCTCTGCAAGAATCACACTTCTTTTCCTTGATTTTACAAACCAGAGTAAACCACATTTTATGCTTCACCTAGCCTTGTCTGAATTAGAGAGACGAGGACATAATATCCCCATTCACATTTACCTGACTCACCCTAAATAAAGATTTTTCCCACCTCGTTTGCAATGTCTCTGAACTTCAAAAGTTTATGAACCTTAATATGCAAAGGCatagttatttttgttttaaaagggaaAGCATTTATGTTATTTTTAAGTTCACCATCTTATTCTGACTGACCATCATATGCAAAAGCCTCCTTTAAATATTGGGTTTCCAACCGCAGCTGTTCATAATCTTGGGAGGCCTCATTCCCTTCATTAACCAACAGACACAATCATCCTAACCATTATCAGGATTTGTAAATTAACTGGATTATACTTGACCAACACACAAATGATAAAATACAGGTGGCTAGTTGGCTCATTAGGACTGCAAGTCTCGCTAAACTACCTGTACTTTTCTCAGAGACTTAAAATTTTGTCTTCACATTTAAACAATTCAGTCTTTTACCATtgttaaattatatttaaaaaaatgacaaactatTCAAAGGAAAATCAAAAAAAATTGGTACAGCCACAAAGATTTTTCTCCAGGCCTTCTTGGAACAATATTCTGTAGGTTAATCTTTAATTCCTAAAGACTCCAGTACAATGTGGGAGAGTTTGCTTAACCGGTTTATATGACCTTTAGTCATGTCCCCTGCTCCATTCTGTACCTCGCCCTAAAACTATTGTAAAAAGCAAAgttattacattaaaaaaaacacagaatgaaAGTCAGTGCTAAGTGCACTGGGTCAGCCCAATTATAAATATTTTTCTAACAGAACAATTAAACTACGCTATCCCTTAAGAAAAACACCATGGTGCAAAATGTTGATAATTCAGAGGCTGAAGATTGCATTGTTTTCTGTAATTTCAGCTCCGGAATTTGCTAAAAAAAATAATATCCCGGCAAAGTGAATCTTATACCCAGTCTGAAAACAACGTGCATTGATTCACCTGCAATAAGAGCGAAGATTtagccattttaaaaatatataaattctgagccatgttgcagctggagCGAGACTGTATTTCAATTTGTGTTGGAACCACAGTAACCATAACATTAACGTCAGGAATATTCAGATTATTAACAGTAAAAGAGTGAGCAGGGGCATTGCTCATCTTTATGACATTCCGGTGTatttaatcattttttaaaaatgggcggTACCCCTCTTTCTTTTATTGTTAATTatcaaaaaaataaataatttctaaaGCAGTAACACTGACCAGAGGCAGTTTTATGAGAAATCCCATCAAATGCGTGAGGAGCCCTGGTGCAGGCGGGACTGCGATATTATTATAGATGTTAGAGGACAACAAACTATCTGTATTCAGGGACACTCGCCGAGTTTATTAATAGTCAATAATTCTATTAATAAACAAACTGGATGCTGCTGCCACTCATCCTTACACCTTCATTAATTATAATAAATTGTACAGTCCGCCTTTAGGAATATTCTTTGCATcgacacaatctgtcagcgacAATCTCAATTTTTATGAggaatttaattatttatttgtagGCCGCAGCCACGGGCTCAAGTTGGCCTCCTCACCTGAGCAGCGCCAGGAAGGCGGCGGGCTCGACGTCGGGCAGCTCGATCTCGGCCGAGCTGGTGGCCATGCCGCCGTTAAACATGGCGTCAAAGACGGCGCTGCCGACGGCGAGGACGAAGCGGTGAGCGGGAAGGCGGCGGGCACCAGGGCCCTTCCCCACCGCGAAATGGACGTCGCTCAGCAGCTCGTTGTTAAACATGAAGGAGAAACGCTCCCGCACCGAGCGCTGCGCCGCCTGCCAGTTATACAGCGGCGGGGCTGGGGCCCGAAGACCCGGGCCCACCGCCAGATCCACCGGCCGAACGCTGCTCTCGCCCGGCCTGGACCTGGCTCTCGGCCTCGCTGCCGTATCCTCACCCTCCGCCTCAGCCATTTTCACAGCGCAGcccagggtggggctgggggcaggatcccccccccctcctccaaaCACCCAGACACAGACCCAGACACAGACCCACCCACAcccagactgacacacacacacgtagacACAGACCCAACCACACCCAGACACATACATATAGACACAGATGCACCCAGATACTGATACACCCAGACACAGACCCACACGGtcacccagacacagacacataaccagacacatacacagactcacacacacatataaacacagGCTGACACAAccagacacagagacatacactTAG
The nucleotide sequence above comes from Chiloscyllium plagiosum isolate BGI_BamShark_2017 chromosome 32, ASM401019v2, whole genome shotgun sequence. Encoded proteins:
- the LOC122539593 gene encoding BTB/POZ domain-containing protein 1-like codes for the protein MAEAEGEDTAARPRARSRPGESSVRPVDLAVGPGLRAPAPPLYNWQAAQRSVRERFSFMFNNELLSDVHFAVGKGPGARRLPAHRFVLAVGSAVFDAMFNGGMATSSAEIELPDVEPAAFLALLRFLYSDEVQIGPETVMTTLYTAKKYAVPALEAHCVEFLTKHLRADNAFMLLTQARLFDEPQLASLCLDTIDKNTVDAISAEGFTDIDLDTLCAVLERDTLSIQEIRLFAGVVRWAEAECQRQQLPVTPGSKQKVLGKAITLIRFPLMTIEEFAAGPAQSGILSDHEIVNLFLHFTLNPKPRVEYVDRPRCCLRGKECSISRFPQVESRWGYNGTSDRIRFSVTRRVFVVGFGLYGSIHGPTDYQVNIQIIENDKNTTLGQNETGFCCDGSASTFRVMFKEPIEILPNVSYTACATLKGPDSHYGTKGLRKVIHESPTTGISTCFVFFNVPGNNNGTSVEDGQIPEIIFYT